The Saccharopolyspora gloriosae genome has a segment encoding these proteins:
- a CDS encoding amino acid ABC transporter permease, with protein MSKRQRTRVIRGVQYAVLVAVILFAALFADWGKIAKAFFNVDVALAQFPDIITSALLNTIVYTALGFGFGLVLGVVLALMRLSSVAPYRWIATIYVEFFRGVPALLVFIALGYGVPIAFQLVFDIYSTVMLSLGLVGAAYMAETIRAGVQAVPKGQVEAARSLGMSSARTMVTVVMPQAFRIILPPLTNELILLTKDSSLIYLLGLSAAQYELSKFGRGALIQYQSLTPILLAGLCYLIITIPLSRLSSRLERRYGGGARSK; from the coding sequence ATGAGCAAGCGGCAGCGCACCCGCGTGATCCGCGGAGTGCAGTACGCGGTCCTCGTGGCGGTGATTCTGTTCGCCGCGCTGTTCGCCGACTGGGGCAAGATCGCGAAGGCGTTCTTCAACGTCGACGTCGCCCTCGCGCAGTTCCCCGACATCATCACTTCGGCGCTGCTCAACACCATCGTCTACACCGCGCTCGGGTTCGGCTTCGGCCTGGTGCTGGGCGTGGTGCTGGCGCTGATGCGGTTGTCCTCGGTGGCGCCGTACCGGTGGATCGCGACGATCTACGTCGAGTTCTTCCGCGGGGTGCCCGCGCTGCTGGTGTTCATCGCGCTCGGCTACGGCGTGCCGATCGCGTTCCAGCTGGTCTTCGACATCTACTCCACGGTGATGCTGAGCCTGGGCCTGGTCGGCGCGGCCTACATGGCCGAGACGATCCGCGCCGGTGTGCAGGCGGTGCCGAAGGGGCAGGTGGAGGCCGCGCGGTCGCTGGGCATGTCCTCGGCGCGCACGATGGTCACGGTCGTGATGCCGCAGGCGTTCCGGATCATCCTGCCGCCGTTGACGAACGAGCTGATCCTGCTCACCAAGGACTCCTCGCTGATCTACCTGCTGGGGCTGTCGGCCGCGCAGTACGAGCTGTCGAAGTTCGGTCGCGGCGCGTTGATCCAGTACCAGTCGTTGACGCCGATCCTGCTCGCCGGGCTCTGCTACCTGATCATCACGATCCCGTTGTCGAGGTTGTCGAGCCGGTTGGAGCGCCGCTACGGCGGGGGCGCCCGCAGCAAGTGA
- a CDS encoding basic amino acid ABC transporter substrate-binding protein, which translates to MACRTTWRALALLPALALAAAGCAQSIAPVGADGELQFKEPGKLTTCTHLPYPPFQFDENGTTVGFDVELVDLVARDLGLQQELFDTPFEGIQSGEALNTRKCDVAAAAMTITDTRKQNMDFSDPYFDAKQALLVTKKAPHQDLAELRGKKLGVQLGTTGEEYATEHKAAHGYEIVQFEDVALMQNAVQSGKVDAAINDNGVVLDFAKKNPDTEVTAEYSTGEAYGIGVQKGNVGLAEKINESLRKAQESGEYDRIYQKWFGQAPNNP; encoded by the coding sequence GTGGCGTGTCGGACCACCTGGAGAGCTCTCGCACTGCTGCCCGCGCTGGCGCTGGCCGCGGCGGGCTGCGCGCAGTCCATCGCGCCGGTCGGCGCCGACGGCGAATTGCAGTTCAAAGAACCCGGCAAGCTCACGACCTGCACGCACCTGCCGTACCCGCCGTTCCAGTTCGACGAGAACGGCACGACCGTCGGCTTCGACGTGGAGCTCGTCGACCTGGTGGCCCGCGACCTGGGGCTGCAGCAGGAGCTCTTCGACACGCCGTTCGAGGGCATCCAGTCCGGCGAGGCGCTCAACACGCGCAAGTGCGACGTCGCGGCGGCCGCGATGACGATCACCGACACGCGCAAGCAGAACATGGACTTCTCCGACCCGTACTTCGACGCGAAGCAGGCGTTGCTGGTCACCAAGAAGGCCCCGCACCAGGACTTGGCCGAGCTGCGCGGCAAGAAGCTCGGCGTGCAGCTGGGCACCACCGGCGAGGAGTACGCGACCGAGCACAAGGCCGCGCACGGCTACGAGATCGTCCAGTTCGAGGACGTCGCGTTGATGCAGAACGCCGTGCAGTCCGGCAAGGTCGACGCCGCGATCAACGACAACGGCGTGGTGCTCGACTTCGCGAAGAAGAACCCGGACACCGAGGTCACCGCCGAGTACAGCACCGGTGAGGCCTACGGCATCGGCGTTCAGAAGGGCAACGTCGGGCTCGCCGAGAAGATCAACGAGTCGTTGCGCAAGGCGCAGGAGTCCGGTGAGTACGACCGGATCTACCAGAAGTGGTTCGGCCAGGCCCCGAACAACCCGTGA
- a CDS encoding polymer-forming cytoskeletal protein, whose translation MPNRPWDNIGAPTAAEQRLDELLGQGRAWGRRPDGPVVPLDVHADMFDPDREIRGEYLTRKLVESPDEQGWRAFWRRGGQQPVVRIEDAVITGRLDLRAAELPYLLEFVRCRFDMRPDLRQATLAGLVLWNCRFPGLNGRNLRTSHDTVLRNCTSVGGIVDLADAQLGGSLLLNDSELRNPGGRAIYADRLEIAGAMLGLRLKVAGEVRIPGVKIGGNLNFSGGALRNRGRTAINANGIQIGGSFRGDVDPISGSPFSVAGLLYLPSAHIEGDVRLRDAVLEPGVSPPKRGESQHDDPISTLLLDRGEVRGDVQLDQGFRSGGTIRLVSSKIGGDLRMAGAQIDLGWSRSPSASVEKPMRAIHLDGTEILGNLEAAGAMLHGQMRMVDVNVHGSFQLTRASLSGPRTDTLQANRIQVGSNFDCREADIYGTLQLQGANIGANVDLRSAQLLKPAWHRHRNSYKSSLDLRAANIGRDLVCAEGIRPFRAEGEVQLRRAVIGRAANFWGCLLGDGSSTNAFNAFGLVAQELTLLPSEPPLGRVVLRQAQCELLADNANTWDAAGGVDVEDFTYYNLTHPIEPTDGGRVRERLAWLRSTSGRYQPGPYDQLATVFRDSGNEEHAVTVLIEKQRRRYQALAGASPVLLRPPVRLWSMLQRSTVAYGYRPLRALLWLLAFAVGGSAWFSFHELQPINEEDHPVWNPFLYTVDQLVPIINLGHDVMWRADGHSQWITVVLIAVGWILATTVAAGITRALRREER comes from the coding sequence GTGCCGAACAGGCCGTGGGACAACATCGGGGCGCCGACCGCCGCCGAGCAGCGACTCGACGAGCTGCTCGGCCAGGGAAGAGCGTGGGGCCGCCGACCGGATGGTCCGGTCGTCCCGCTCGACGTGCATGCCGACATGTTCGACCCGGACCGCGAGATCCGCGGCGAGTACCTGACGCGGAAACTGGTCGAGTCGCCGGACGAACAGGGCTGGCGCGCGTTCTGGCGTCGCGGCGGGCAGCAGCCCGTGGTGCGCATCGAGGACGCGGTGATCACCGGAAGATTGGACCTGCGGGCGGCGGAACTGCCGTACCTGCTGGAATTCGTGCGCTGCCGCTTCGACATGCGGCCCGACCTGCGCCAGGCCACGCTCGCCGGGCTGGTGCTGTGGAACTGCCGCTTCCCCGGCCTCAACGGGCGGAACCTGCGCACCAGCCACGACACGGTGCTGCGCAACTGCACGAGCGTCGGCGGCATCGTGGATCTCGCCGACGCCCAGCTCGGCGGTTCGCTGCTGCTCAACGACTCCGAGCTGCGCAACCCCGGTGGGCGCGCGATCTACGCGGACCGGCTGGAGATCGCCGGGGCGATGCTGGGCCTGCGGTTGAAGGTCGCGGGCGAGGTGCGGATTCCGGGCGTGAAGATCGGCGGCAACCTCAACTTCTCCGGCGGCGCCCTGCGGAACCGGGGCCGTACCGCGATCAACGCGAACGGAATCCAGATCGGCGGCAGCTTCCGCGGCGACGTCGACCCGATCAGCGGCAGCCCGTTCAGCGTGGCCGGGCTGCTGTACCTGCCGAGCGCGCACATCGAAGGTGACGTGCGGCTGCGCGACGCCGTGCTGGAACCCGGCGTGAGCCCGCCGAAGCGCGGCGAGTCCCAGCACGACGACCCGATCAGCACGCTGCTGCTGGACCGCGGGGAAGTGCGCGGCGACGTGCAGCTCGACCAGGGTTTCCGCAGCGGCGGCACGATCCGCCTGGTCAGCAGCAAGATCGGCGGCGATTTGCGGATGGCGGGTGCGCAGATCGACCTGGGCTGGTCGCGATCCCCGTCGGCCTCGGTGGAGAAGCCGATGCGCGCCATCCACCTCGACGGCACCGAGATCCTCGGCAACCTGGAAGCCGCGGGCGCGATGCTGCACGGGCAGATGCGCATGGTGGACGTGAACGTGCACGGCAGCTTCCAGCTCACCAGGGCGAGCCTGTCCGGGCCGCGCACGGACACGTTGCAGGCCAACCGGATTCAGGTCGGCAGCAACTTCGACTGCCGCGAGGCCGACATCTACGGCACGTTGCAGCTCCAGGGCGCGAACATCGGCGCCAACGTGGACCTGCGCTCGGCGCAGCTGCTCAAACCCGCGTGGCACCGGCACCGGAACTCCTACAAGTCCTCTTTGGACCTGCGAGCCGCGAACATCGGGCGGGACCTGGTGTGCGCGGAGGGGATCCGCCCGTTCCGCGCGGAGGGCGAGGTGCAGCTGCGGCGCGCGGTCATCGGCCGGGCCGCCAACTTCTGGGGCTGCCTGCTCGGCGACGGCAGCTCCACCAACGCGTTCAACGCGTTCGGGCTGGTGGCGCAGGAACTGACGCTGCTCCCCTCGGAGCCGCCGCTGGGACGGGTGGTGCTGCGCCAGGCGCAGTGCGAGCTGCTCGCGGACAACGCGAACACCTGGGATGCGGCCGGTGGCGTCGACGTGGAGGACTTCACCTACTACAACCTCACCCACCCCATCGAACCCACCGACGGCGGGCGGGTGCGGGAACGGCTGGCGTGGCTGCGCAGCACCTCCGGGCGGTACCAGCCGGGGCCGTACGACCAGCTCGCGACGGTGTTCCGCGACAGCGGCAACGAGGAGCACGCCGTGACGGTGCTGATCGAGAAGCAGCGCCGCCGGTACCAGGCGCTGGCCGGGGCGTCGCCGGTGCTGCTGCGTCCGCCGGTGCGGCTGTGGAGCATGCTGCAGCGCAGCACCGTGGCGTACGGCTACCGGCCGCTGCGGGCGTTGTTGTGGTTGCTGGCGTTCGCCGTGGGCGGCTCGGCGTGGTTCAGCTTTCACGAGCTGCAGCCCATCAACGAGGAGGACCACCCGGTCTGGAACCCGTTCCTGTACACGGTGGATCAGCTGGTGCCGATCATCAACCTCGGTCACGACGTGATGTGGCGGGCCGACGGGCACTCCCAGTGGATCACCGTGGTGCTCATCGCGGTCGGCTGGATTCTGGCCACCACGGTGGCCGCCGGCATCACGCGCGCGCTGCGCCGCGAGGAACGCTGA
- a CDS encoding GPP34 family phosphoprotein, whose translation MSVLEDRPAPVTLPDEFVLLLHRADGGHRAGQADLLTSVAELGELALRDRVEVAARTKLTVLDPRATGIDWADELLGRLVRKAGPKNKPVELTGLLPRRIGRFREHRELLTAQGLLRHQRRKLLGFIPDDLYFPVEPVREALVAEVREVARRRRPVDGRCAVLCALAHSAGIGPALGCDAEELAMLESVWRGDGLGEAARRPLAAVSSVTAVTVSAAATGAAGY comes from the coding sequence ATGAGCGTTCTCGAGGACCGCCCGGCTCCGGTCACGCTGCCCGACGAGTTCGTCCTGCTGCTGCACCGGGCGGACGGCGGGCACCGCGCGGGGCAGGCGGACCTGCTCACCTCGGTCGCCGAGCTCGGGGAGCTGGCGTTGCGCGACCGGGTGGAGGTGGCGGCGCGGACGAAGCTGACGGTGCTCGATCCGCGCGCCACCGGCATCGACTGGGCCGACGAGCTGCTGGGGCGGCTGGTGCGCAAGGCCGGTCCGAAGAACAAGCCGGTGGAGTTGACCGGTCTGCTGCCGCGTCGCATCGGCCGGTTCCGCGAGCACCGCGAGCTGCTGACGGCGCAGGGGTTGTTGCGGCACCAGCGCCGCAAGCTGCTCGGATTCATCCCGGATGACCTGTACTTCCCCGTCGAGCCGGTGCGGGAGGCATTGGTCGCTGAGGTGCGAGAGGTGGCGAGGCGGCGGCGGCCCGTCGACGGCAGGTGCGCGGTGCTGTGCGCGCTGGCGCACTCCGCCGGGATCGGCCCGGCGCTGGGGTGCGATGCGGAGGAGCTCGCGATGCTCGAGTCGGTGTGGCGGGGCGACGGGCTCGGGGAGGCGGCTCGGCGTCCGCTGGCGGCCGTGTCGTCGGTGACCGCGGTGACCGTGAGCGCCGCCGCGACCGGCGCCGCCGGCTACTGA
- a CDS encoding SGNH/GDSL hydrolase family protein produces the protein MDVRRRPVLRWGAALAVAASCALSPAAVAAEPLDYVALGDSNASGPLVPGRPDPNLACLRSSGNYPHVAAEALGARLTDATCTGAKIADFTGSQHGFVPPQFDALSTATDLVTLAIGGNDIGLVRAAVSCLNAFPEPFGKSCADDFTAGGRDELSARIAAIGDDFDATLDGITERAPNADVVVTGYGTYIRPGGCYPKEPIWGRDADYIQSKVDELSELLRDRAVGHGAEFVDLGAISKGHDVCAAPQDKYLEGVLPTSVAAPLHPNARGMAAFGHAVAEAVDENSLRAPADDAA, from the coding sequence GTGGACGTGCGGCGTCGGCCGGTGCTGCGGTGGGGTGCGGCGCTCGCGGTGGCGGCTTCCTGCGCGCTGTCGCCGGCGGCCGTTGCGGCCGAGCCGCTGGACTACGTCGCGCTCGGCGATTCCAACGCTTCCGGGCCGCTGGTCCCGGGGCGGCCGGATCCGAATCTCGCCTGCCTGCGCTCGTCGGGGAACTACCCGCACGTCGCCGCCGAAGCGCTCGGCGCGCGGCTCACCGACGCGACCTGCACCGGAGCGAAGATCGCGGACTTCACCGGCAGCCAGCACGGTTTCGTGCCGCCGCAGTTCGACGCGCTCAGCACGGCCACCGACCTGGTCACCCTCGCCATCGGCGGCAACGACATCGGCCTGGTGCGGGCGGCGGTGAGTTGCCTGAACGCCTTCCCGGAGCCGTTCGGGAAGTCCTGCGCCGACGACTTCACCGCGGGCGGCCGCGACGAGCTGTCGGCCAGGATCGCCGCGATCGGCGACGACTTCGACGCGACGCTCGACGGCATCACCGAGCGGGCGCCGAACGCGGACGTGGTGGTCACGGGCTACGGCACCTACATCCGTCCCGGCGGTTGCTACCCGAAGGAGCCGATCTGGGGACGCGACGCCGACTACATTCAGTCCAAAGTGGACGAGTTGAGCGAGCTGCTGCGGGACCGCGCCGTCGGGCACGGCGCCGAGTTCGTCGATCTCGGCGCGATCAGCAAGGGTCACGACGTGTGCGCCGCGCCGCAGGACAAGTACCTCGAAGGCGTGCTGCCGACCTCGGTGGCCGCCCCGCTGCACCCCAACGCTCGTGGCATGGCCGCCTTCGGGCACGCCGTAGCCGAAGCCGTGGACGAGAACTCCCTGCGCGCGCCCGCCGACGACGCGGCCTGA
- a CDS encoding amino acid ABC transporter ATP-binding protein, whose amino-acid sequence MSAMIEISGLDKSFGSLEVLRGIDLTVGRGEVVCVIGPSGSGKSTLLRCVNLLEQPTKGRIAVDGVEVTDPDTDLDAARRHIGMVFQGFNLFSHLTVLENLTVAQRKVLRRDRAEADRVARENLDRVGLAEKADSMPAQLSGGQQQRVAIARALSMNPNVMLFDEPTSALDPELVGDVLGVMRGLADEGMTMLVVTHEMQFAREVADRVLFMDGGAVVEQGPPADVIGNPKEERTRTFLSRVLNPTHAGPKD is encoded by the coding sequence ATGAGCGCGATGATCGAGATTTCCGGGCTGGACAAGTCGTTCGGCTCCCTGGAGGTGCTGCGCGGCATCGACCTGACGGTGGGGCGCGGCGAAGTGGTGTGCGTGATCGGTCCGTCCGGTTCCGGGAAGTCCACCTTGCTGCGCTGCGTGAACCTGCTGGAGCAGCCCACGAAGGGCCGCATCGCGGTGGACGGCGTCGAGGTGACCGACCCGGACACCGACTTGGACGCGGCGCGCAGGCACATCGGCATGGTGTTCCAGGGCTTCAACCTGTTCTCGCACCTGACGGTGCTGGAGAACCTGACGGTGGCGCAGCGCAAGGTGCTGCGCCGCGACCGCGCCGAAGCCGACCGCGTCGCGCGGGAGAACCTGGACCGGGTGGGGCTCGCGGAGAAGGCGGACTCGATGCCCGCGCAGCTCTCCGGCGGACAGCAGCAGCGGGTCGCGATCGCGCGGGCGCTGTCGATGAACCCGAACGTGATGCTGTTCGACGAACCCACGTCCGCATTGGACCCGGAACTCGTCGGTGACGTGCTCGGCGTGATGCGCGGACTGGCCGACGAAGGCATGACGATGCTCGTGGTCACGCACGAGATGCAGTTCGCCCGGGAGGTCGCCGACCGCGTGCTGTTCATGGACGGCGGCGCGGTCGTCGAGCAAGGCCCGCCCGCCGATGTCATCGGGAATCCCAAGGAGGAACGCACCCGCACCTTCCTCTCCCGCGTTCTCAACCCCACCCACGCCGGCCCGAAGGACTGA
- a CDS encoding ROK family transcriptional regulator, with protein sequence MKQEFWQGTNLPRVGGFNRAVVLDAIRANGGVSRVELARRTGLTAQTMSNIVRALMADGLVAEDGHAPSTGGKRRVMLRVVADAYQSVGLHLDPERITGVLLDLDGRVRLRNTRRVAEGASPEAVVGALTRTVHHLVRRSEAGDGRVLGVGLAVPGPLDDTHRRVFSPPNLPGWAEVPLADMVQERAGLPVVMDNDATAAAIGERWAGGVERAGSFVYVYLGSGVGVGVVLGDQVYRGISNNAGEIGHLPTGTGKECACGKRGCLEAYCSMRAVVAEWTAAGGDGAGAPVSDVYQRICRDAAQGDIAAARLLRQAASRLGQTLATVVSVLDVDRVVLGGPALRHAGEIIRERVRKALHAQVWAARVRPVEVHSALIGEDAGAVGAASLVLDHAYSPRLATLLGG encoded by the coding sequence ATGAAGCAGGAGTTCTGGCAGGGCACCAACCTTCCCAGGGTGGGCGGGTTCAACCGCGCCGTCGTGCTCGACGCGATCCGCGCGAACGGCGGCGTCAGCCGCGTAGAACTGGCCCGCAGAACCGGGCTCACCGCGCAGACCATGTCGAACATCGTGCGGGCGTTGATGGCCGACGGCCTCGTCGCCGAGGACGGGCACGCGCCCTCCACCGGCGGGAAGCGCCGGGTGATGCTGCGCGTCGTCGCCGACGCCTACCAGTCGGTGGGCCTGCACCTCGACCCGGAACGGATCACCGGCGTGCTGCTGGACCTCGACGGGAGGGTCAGGTTGCGCAACACCCGGCGGGTCGCCGAGGGCGCCTCACCGGAGGCCGTCGTCGGCGCGCTCACCCGCACCGTCCACCACCTGGTGCGGCGGTCCGAAGCGGGCGACGGGCGAGTGCTCGGCGTCGGCCTGGCCGTGCCGGGACCGCTGGACGATACCCACCGCCGCGTGTTCAGCCCGCCGAACCTGCCCGGCTGGGCCGAGGTTCCGCTGGCCGACATGGTGCAGGAGCGGGCCGGGCTGCCGGTGGTCATGGACAACGACGCGACGGCCGCCGCCATCGGAGAGCGCTGGGCGGGAGGCGTGGAGCGCGCGGGCTCGTTCGTCTACGTCTACCTCGGGTCCGGAGTGGGCGTCGGCGTCGTGCTCGGCGACCAGGTGTACCGGGGGATCAGCAACAACGCGGGCGAAATCGGGCACCTGCCCACCGGCACCGGCAAGGAGTGCGCCTGCGGCAAGCGGGGCTGCCTGGAGGCGTACTGCTCGATGCGGGCCGTCGTCGCCGAGTGGACGGCCGCCGGTGGTGACGGCGCGGGCGCCCCGGTTTCCGATGTGTACCAACGGATCTGCCGGGACGCCGCGCAGGGCGACATCGCTGCGGCGCGGCTGCTGCGGCAGGCGGCGAGCAGGCTCGGGCAGACGCTGGCGACGGTGGTCAGCGTGCTCGACGTGGACCGCGTGGTGCTCGGCGGACCGGCGCTGCGGCACGCGGGGGAGATCATCCGGGAGCGGGTGCGCAAGGCGCTGCACGCTCAGGTGTGGGCGGCGCGAGTACGTCCCGTCGAAGTGCACTCGGCGCTGATCGGTGAGGATGCCGGCGCGGTGGGAGCGGCTTCGCTGGTGCTGGACCACGCCTATTCGCCGCGGCTGGCGACGCTGCTCGGCGGGTGA
- a CDS encoding PspC domain-containing protein: MNLTRPQHGKRIAGVCAGLADRFGLGRGLMRFLFILSCLLPGPQFVIYIVLWIIIPKS; this comes from the coding sequence ATGAACTTGACCCGCCCGCAGCACGGCAAGCGGATCGCCGGAGTCTGCGCCGGCCTCGCCGACCGGTTCGGCCTCGGCAGGGGGCTGATGCGGTTCCTGTTCATCCTGTCGTGCCTGCTGCCCGGCCCGCAGTTCGTGATCTACATCGTCCTGTGGATCATCATCCCGAAGTCCTGA
- a CDS encoding endonuclease/exonuclease/phosphatase family protein encodes MTDTRLSRSHLPRSHQKNRRARTGALAGAGALLACTGFAVPAFADTTAEPFDVLQLNLCHSGVADCYTGDDTAVRSGIATVRQRTPDVVTLNEICAHDITTMTKETGYHAEFAAAGHRDGGPYQCADDRGDYGVAILTHPDLGAPSGDVTERTYTAQDGGTEQRVMLCAPFSAISACTTHLSADAPEIAGEQCRELMGAATGAGRPTVIGGDFNLSHGGTPDVQNCVPDGWFRKGDGSVQHVFANGDFGFERTENLPIEGTDHPGLLVELSH; translated from the coding sequence ATGACCGACACCCGCTTATCCCGCTCCCACTTGCCCCGCTCCCACCAGAAGAACCGACGCGCGAGGACCGGAGCGCTCGCCGGCGCCGGAGCGCTTCTCGCCTGCACCGGATTCGCCGTGCCCGCGTTCGCCGACACCACCGCCGAACCGTTCGACGTGCTGCAGCTCAACCTCTGCCACAGCGGAGTCGCCGACTGCTACACCGGCGACGACACCGCGGTGCGCTCCGGGATCGCCACCGTCCGGCAGCGCACCCCGGACGTGGTCACGCTCAACGAGATCTGCGCGCACGACATCACCACGATGACCAAGGAAACCGGGTACCACGCCGAATTCGCCGCGGCCGGTCACCGCGACGGCGGGCCGTACCAGTGCGCGGACGACCGCGGCGACTACGGCGTCGCGATCCTGACCCATCCCGACCTGGGCGCTCCCAGCGGCGACGTCACCGAACGGACCTACACCGCGCAGGACGGCGGCACCGAGCAGCGAGTGATGCTCTGCGCGCCGTTCTCCGCGATCTCCGCGTGCACCACGCACCTGTCGGCGGACGCCCCCGAGATCGCCGGGGAGCAGTGCCGGGAGCTCATGGGCGCCGCGACCGGAGCCGGCCGCCCGACCGTGATCGGCGGCGACTTCAACCTCAGCCACGGCGGTACGCCGGACGTGCAGAACTGCGTGCCGGACGGCTGGTTCCGCAAGGGCGACGGCAGCGTGCAGCACGTGTTCGCCAACGGCGACTTCGGATTCGAGCGCACCGAGAACCTGCCGATCGAGGGCACCGACCACCCGGGCCTACTGGTCGAACTCAGTCACTGA
- a CDS encoding alpha-ketoacid dehydrogenase subunit beta, whose protein sequence is MAAPAMERADVANGTDPATTRNVTMAKSLNMGLRSALEADPKVLVMGEDVGKLGGVFRVTDGLQKDFGEHRVLDTPLAESGIIGTAVGLAIRGYRPVCEIQFDGFIFPGYDQIVSQLAKLHFRSQGKVKMPVVVRVPFGGGIGAVEHHSESPESLFAHVGGLKVVACSNPVDAYWMLRQAIDCDDPVLFFEPKRRYYEKAELDTEAQPPPLFGSRVLRRGTAATIATYGPTVSTCLAAANAAAEEGTELEVIDLRSLSPLDLGPVFESVRRTGRLVLASEAPPESSVTSEITARVQQECFYSLEAPVLRVTGFDVPYPPTKLEKHFLPDLDRVLDAVDRSLAF, encoded by the coding sequence ATGGCCGCACCAGCGATGGAACGAGCCGACGTCGCCAACGGCACCGACCCGGCCACGACGCGGAACGTGACGATGGCCAAGAGCCTCAACATGGGCCTGCGCTCCGCGCTCGAAGCGGACCCGAAGGTCCTCGTCATGGGCGAGGACGTGGGCAAGCTCGGCGGTGTCTTCCGCGTCACCGACGGGCTGCAGAAGGACTTCGGCGAGCACCGCGTGCTGGACACGCCGCTGGCCGAGTCCGGCATCATCGGCACCGCCGTGGGACTCGCCATCCGCGGCTACCGGCCGGTGTGCGAGATCCAGTTCGACGGGTTCATCTTCCCCGGCTACGACCAGATCGTCTCGCAGCTGGCGAAGCTGCACTTCCGCAGCCAGGGCAAGGTCAAGATGCCGGTGGTGGTGCGGGTGCCGTTCGGCGGCGGCATCGGCGCCGTCGAGCACCACTCGGAATCACCGGAGTCGCTGTTCGCGCACGTCGGCGGCCTGAAGGTGGTGGCCTGCTCGAACCCGGTGGACGCCTACTGGATGCTGCGCCAGGCCATCGACTGCGACGACCCGGTGCTGTTCTTCGAACCGAAGCGGCGCTACTACGAGAAGGCGGAGCTGGACACCGAGGCGCAGCCGCCGCCGCTGTTCGGCTCGCGCGTGCTGCGCCGGGGCACGGCGGCGACGATCGCGACCTACGGGCCGACGGTGTCGACCTGCCTGGCCGCGGCGAACGCCGCCGCCGAGGAGGGCACCGAGCTGGAGGTCATCGACCTGCGCAGCCTGTCCCCGCTGGACCTGGGGCCGGTGTTCGAGTCGGTGCGCCGCACCGGGCGGCTCGTGCTGGCCAGCGAGGCACCGCCGGAGTCGTCGGTCACCTCGGAGATCACCGCACGGGTTCAGCAGGAGTGCTTCTACTCGCTGGAGGCTCCCGTGCTGCGGGTCACCGGCTTCGACGTGCCGTACCCGCCGACGAAGCTGGAGAAACACTTCCTGCCCGACCTGGATCGAGTGCTCGACGCCGTCGACCGCTCGCTGGCCTTCTGA